Proteins found in one Brachyspira murdochii DSM 12563 genomic segment:
- a CDS encoding CheR family methyltransferase, with amino-acid sequence MDDMNANMPALTDSEFNELVKIIYDKTRIQMTNHKRALVTSRLSKRLRALHMDSFREYIDFVKNAKDEELTNFVNAVTTNKTDFFRENKHFEYMKTNFLPEWEKNFKEGKVKNLRIWSAACSTGEEPYTIQMTLHEYFGANYDKYDIKVLASDIDTNVLAHGRAGIYKEESVEPIQPNILRKYFLRGTGDKDGLYKVKDILKKNLFFRQLNFKDEDFDIHTQFDLIFCRNVIIYFDKEFQKELFNKFHRYLKEDGLVFIGHSETLFGVSDKFKYVSSNIYKKI; translated from the coding sequence ATGGATGATATGAATGCTAATATGCCCGCTTTAACTGATTCAGAGTTTAATGAATTAGTTAAAATTATTTATGATAAAACTCGTATTCAAATGACTAATCATAAAAGGGCTTTAGTTACTTCTAGGTTAAGTAAAAGACTCAGAGCTTTACATATGGATTCTTTTAGAGAATACATAGACTTTGTAAAAAATGCAAAAGATGAAGAATTGACAAATTTTGTAAACGCAGTTACTACTAATAAAACAGATTTCTTTAGAGAAAATAAACATTTTGAATATATGAAAACTAATTTCCTTCCAGAGTGGGAGAAAAATTTTAAAGAAGGAAAAGTGAAAAATCTTAGAATATGGTCGGCTGCTTGTTCTACTGGAGAAGAACCTTATACTATACAAATGACACTGCATGAATATTTCGGTGCTAATTATGACAAATATGATATAAAAGTATTGGCAAGCGATATAGATACCAATGTTCTAGCTCATGGACGTGCTGGTATTTATAAAGAAGAATCTGTTGAACCAATACAGCCTAATATTTTGAGAAAGTATTTCCTCAGAGGTACTGGTGATAAAGATGGGCTATATAAAGTAAAAGACATCTTAAAAAAGAATCTATTTTTTAGACAGTTAAATTTTAAAGATGAAGATTTTGATATACATACTCAATTCGATTTGATTTTTTGCAGAAACGTTATTATTTATTTTGATAAAGAATTTCAAAAGGAATTATTTAATAAATTCCATAGATATTTGAAAGAAGACGGTTTAGTATTTATAGGACATTCAGAAACACTTTTTGGTGTATCTGATAAATTTAAATATGTTTCAAGTAATATTTATAAAAAGATTTAA
- a CDS encoding chemotaxis protein CheA: MFDSDEFISIFLSEAKEIVEGLENDLVLLEDNKSDEDLLNKIFRSAHTLKSSAGTVGFTTMSELNHVAENLLEKVRSGKLDVTPQMITVLLEFLDTVKLMLQNIVDGKSETDGVTNIDSLKAKIKAIADGNDPAAVATPKPEEKKEEAPKAEKEDTSSSSSGSNSFHIDMGFKATIFDNGIDPLMFLNDLRAIGTISNLKIECNNLPTILNLEDPYVCYTQFSLDFDTNAPDEQVQNIFLFVIDDNDINIVNTKADIKDDDEDKPAETAPVKEEETPKAEEAPKPAEPTNNAAAANTAQPHKAAKVQAPSTVRVDTRKLDSLMNLIGELVIAQSRIMQLTQSLDIDNGLKEAVSSMDRTSRQIQEEVMNIRMMPIGPIFNQFHRYVRDLNLELHKEVKLVLKGESTEIDKNMLEQLSDPLKHMIRNSMDHGIEKTKEERIARGKPEYGTITMSAAHQEGHVVIEVADDGNGLNKEKIFKKAVEKGLLSKDGKYSDIEIFRTIFAPGVSTADKITDISGRGVGMDVVRANVEKMKGKIEIKSTEGKGSTFIVKLPLTLAIIEGITFALGKQIYIMPLISIIEQIKVKNEQVKPFEGKGEMIKIREEYLPLIRLHKVFEIDTQVENIEDGIVVVVEAGYRKCAIFVDELLDQQQVVIKSLDSAFDKHAGIAGGTILGDGKIALIIDIQGLVNMSLQGKINNGVK, encoded by the coding sequence ATGTTTGATAGTGATGAATTTATTTCCATATTCTTAAGTGAAGCTAAAGAAATCGTAGAAGGTTTAGAAAATGATTTAGTTTTATTAGAGGATAATAAAAGCGATGAAGATCTTTTGAATAAAATATTCAGAAGTGCCCATACTCTAAAATCTTCAGCTGGTACAGTTGGCTTCACTACTATGAGTGAGTTAAACCATGTAGCTGAAAATTTATTAGAAAAAGTAAGAAGCGGTAAATTGGATGTAACACCGCAAATGATAACAGTACTTCTTGAGTTTTTAGATACTGTAAAACTTATGCTTCAAAATATTGTAGACGGCAAAAGTGAAACAGATGGTGTTACGAATATAGATTCATTAAAAGCTAAGATCAAGGCTATAGCTGATGGAAATGATCCTGCTGCTGTTGCAACTCCAAAGCCTGAAGAAAAAAAAGAAGAAGCTCCTAAAGCTGAAAAAGAAGATACTTCTTCAAGCAGCAGTGGTTCTAATTCTTTTCATATTGATATGGGATTTAAAGCTACTATTTTTGATAATGGTATAGACCCTCTTATGTTTTTAAATGATCTTAGAGCTATAGGTACTATTAGTAATTTAAAAATAGAATGTAATAATTTACCTACTATTTTAAATCTTGAAGATCCTTATGTATGTTATACCCAATTTTCTTTAGATTTTGATACTAATGCTCCAGATGAACAGGTGCAGAATATTTTCCTATTTGTAATAGATGATAATGATATTAATATCGTAAATACAAAAGCAGATATCAAAGATGATGATGAAGATAAACCTGCAGAAACTGCTCCTGTTAAAGAAGAGGAAACTCCTAAAGCAGAAGAAGCTCCTAAACCTGCAGAACCTACTAATAATGCTGCTGCCGCTAACACTGCTCAGCCGCATAAAGCAGCAAAAGTTCAAGCTCCTTCAACAGTTAGAGTTGATACAAGAAAACTTGATAGTTTAATGAACCTTATTGGAGAGCTTGTTATAGCTCAGTCAAGAATAATGCAGCTCACTCAAAGTTTGGATATCGATAACGGATTAAAAGAAGCTGTTAGCTCTATGGATAGAACCTCTAGGCAAATTCAGGAAGAAGTTATGAATATTAGGATGATGCCTATAGGTCCTATATTCAATCAGTTCCATAGATATGTTAGAGACTTAAACTTAGAATTACATAAAGAAGTAAAGCTAGTATTGAAGGGTGAAAGCACTGAAATAGATAAAAATATGCTTGAACAGTTATCGGACCCTCTTAAACATATGATTAGAAATTCTATGGACCATGGTATAGAAAAAACAAAAGAAGAGAGAATAGCAAGAGGTAAACCTGAATATGGTACTATAACAATGTCTGCTGCTCACCAAGAAGGACATGTTGTTATAGAAGTAGCTGATGACGGAAATGGATTAAATAAAGAAAAAATATTTAAAAAAGCTGTAGAAAAAGGTCTTCTTTCTAAAGATGGAAAATATTCTGATATAGAAATATTTAGAACTATATTTGCTCCCGGTGTTTCAACTGCAGACAAAATTACTGACATATCTGGAAGAGGTGTTGGTATGGACGTTGTTAGAGCTAATGTTGAAAAGATGAAAGGTAAAATAGAAATAAAATCTACAGAAGGAAAAGGCAGTACTTTTATAGTAAAACTTCCTCTAACATTGGCCATTATTGAAGGTATAACATTTGCTTTAGGTAAACAAATATATATTATGCCTCTTATTTCTATTATTGAACAAATAAAAGTAAAAAATGAACAGGTAAAACCTTTTGAAGGTAAAGGCGAGATGATAAAAATCAGAGAAGAATATTTGCCTTTAATAAGACTTCATAAAGTATTTGAAATAGATACTCAGGTTGAAAATATAGAGGATGGTATAGTTGTTGTTGTAGAAGCTGGCTATAGAAAATGTGCTATATTTGTTGATGAACTTTTGGATCAGCAGCAGGTAGTTATTAAGTCTTTAGATTCGGCATTTGATAAACATGCAGGTATAGCTGGAGGTACTATTCTTGGAGACGGTAAAATAGCTCTTATTATAGATATACAGGGCTTAGTTAATATGTCTTTACAAGGCAAAATAAATAATGGTGTAAAATAA
- a CDS encoding response regulator, whose product MAKTILIVDDSNTARASVEYTLKKGSYTVVSADDGTTGLEVLGKTPNVDMIITDLNMPKMDGIEFIKHVRQVDQHKYTPILMLTTESQDEKKMEGKAAGASGWLVKPFNPTQLLDVVKRFLN is encoded by the coding sequence ATGGCTAAAACAATACTAATTGTAGACGATTCAAATACAGCTAGAGCATCTGTTGAATATACCTTGAAAAAGGGCAGTTATACTGTAGTGTCTGCAGATGACGGTACTACAGGTCTAGAGGTACTAGGTAAAACCCCAAATGTTGATATGATAATAACTGACCTTAATATGCCTAAAATGGACGGTATAGAGTTTATTAAGCATGTAAGACAGGTAGATCAACATAAATATACCCCTATTCTTATGCTTACAACAGAATCTCAAGATGAGAAAAAAATGGAGGGGAAGGCTGCAGGAGCTAGCGGTTGGCTAGTAAAGCCATTTAACCCAACTCAGCTTTTGGACGTTGTTAAACGTTTTTTGAATTAA
- a CDS encoding protein-glutamate methylesterase/protein-glutamine glutaminase, translating into MATKIKVLAIDDSALIRQLLTKIVNSDPALEMVGTAANPILAENKVKNLKPDIITLDIEMPEMDGITYLKKLMLNNPIPVIMFSSLLDKHRELALDALNIGAFDYVIKPSANVRDGVEELATDLVEKIKNAYANRAKFYRKHGVNIPTETASPVERTPISLEAPKTAGFKVYQKNTADIILPLTPSRETPMDKIILIGSSTGGTEALIECLKNVTPSAPPIVITQHMPEHFTTSFAKRLNSILKIDVAESEDCMSIGRGQAVLARGGKHTMIKVKGGKYFIEVRDGEPVTRHKPSVDVLFRSGAVYAKNKAIGIILTGMGDDGANGMKEMKDAGAYNIAQNEETCTVFGMPREAIARGGVDEVLPLDKILAAALKRV; encoded by the coding sequence ATGGCTACAAAAATTAAAGTATTAGCTATTGATGATAGCGCATTAATTAGGCAATTACTAACAAAAATTGTTAACTCAGATCCTGCTTTAGAAATGGTGGGTACTGCTGCAAATCCAATTCTAGCTGAAAATAAGGTCAAAAATCTTAAACCAGATATTATTACTTTAGATATTGAAATGCCTGAAATGGACGGTATTACTTATCTTAAAAAATTAATGCTTAATAACCCTATTCCCGTTATAATGTTTAGTTCTTTGTTAGATAAACATAGAGAATTGGCTTTAGATGCATTAAATATAGGTGCTTTTGATTATGTTATAAAACCATCTGCTAATGTTAGAGATGGAGTTGAAGAATTAGCTACTGACCTAGTTGAAAAAATTAAAAATGCTTATGCTAACAGAGCTAAATTCTACAGAAAACATGGTGTTAATATTCCTACTGAAACAGCTTCCCCAGTAGAAAGAACACCTATTAGTTTGGAAGCTCCTAAAACTGCAGGATTTAAAGTTTATCAAAAAAATACTGCTGATATTATACTTCCTCTTACTCCTTCAAGAGAAACTCCTATGGATAAAATTATACTTATAGGCTCTTCTACTGGAGGTACTGAGGCATTAATAGAATGTCTTAAAAATGTTACTCCTTCAGCTCCGCCTATAGTTATAACTCAGCATATGCCTGAACATTTTACTACTTCGTTCGCCAAAAGATTGAACAGTATATTAAAAATTGATGTAGCTGAATCAGAAGATTGTATGAGTATAGGAAGAGGTCAGGCTGTTCTAGCACGCGGCGGTAAGCATACTATGATTAAAGTAAAAGGCGGTAAATATTTTATAGAAGTTAGAGACGGAGAGCCGGTTACAAGACATAAACCTTCTGTAGATGTACTTTTCAGAAGCGGTGCTGTTTATGCTAAAAATAAAGCTATTGGTATAATACTTACTGGTATGGGTGATGATGGTGCTAATGGTATGAAAGAAATGAAAGATGCAGGTGCATACAATATAGCACAAAATGAAGAAACTTGTACCGTATTTGGTATGCCTAGAGAGGCTATAGCAAGAGGCGGTGTAGATGAAGTTTTACCTTTAGATAAAATACTTGCAGCTGCTCTAAAAAGAGTATAA
- a CDS encoding chemotaxis protein CheW: MLDNQKINAANIPQVGGTALDHEENLSTEPSQQFLVFKIDNEEYALDVLSIDGIVGVTNITPVPGSPKYMRGLMNLRGNILHIVDIRIRFGLARRDDHSIEDDVIIVIYTTNRKFGILADMVSDVITVYESQMTETPIDNMRGLQISNVIRLENKIIMVLPIDEIIKSNDSENKTV, from the coding sequence ATGTTAGATAATCAAAAAATAAATGCTGCTAATATACCTCAGGTTGGAGGTACAGCTTTGGATCATGAGGAAAATCTTTCTACTGAACCAAGTCAGCAATTCTTAGTATTTAAAATAGACAATGAAGAATATGCTCTTGATGTTTTGAGTATTGATGGTATTGTTGGTGTTACTAATATTACTCCTGTACCTGGTAGCCCTAAATATATGAGAGGTTTAATGAACTTAAGAGGTAATATCCTTCATATTGTTGATATAAGAATAAGGTTTGGTTTAGCAAGAAGAGATGATCATTCTATTGAGGACGATGTTATAATTGTAATATATACAACTAATAGAAAATTTGGAATATTAGCAGATATGGTTAGCGATGTTATTACTGTTTATGAAAGCCAAATGACAGAAACTCCTATTGACAATATGAGAGGACTTCAAATTTCTAATGTTATTAGATTAGAAAATAAAATTATTATGGTTCTTCCAATAGACGAAATTATTAAGTCGAATGACAGCGAAAATAAAACAGTATAA
- a CDS encoding methyl-accepting chemotaxis protein: MGVSAIIDNNIRQDILDYSAILETTVKDIHSFLEEVGRVYSFIGEKFPMIEQEMKNENEKANSLLSYFTNKEKGEKNFSNDLEENQDDFFLSFDRMQNFISQDNELSDSLVEDVGKTSNIMDSIEQIRMLADQIKVYSLNAIIISSKYGAGGKAFGEISKNIIKMSETSNEQADQMNRIGKELFVRFESFKTEILKTNELQRQNFTIMREQLDKEHNNMVNSFAVFSNIISNIISRVDNTYDFIFEVMMVLPREDIVRQQTEHIVESINSIVYENRNFIDYYGSQVESMDAEDLEKTENQTLEHKLLDLLTFDDVVLTLIIENFKSIHEEISLTNSDIYKSLKGLKDALLDITSDRTTIVEYMIGGETGKSEFPFTVSESLFNEYMGFIKLYLENFKLFLTNKYRISDSNIAIIDSIEELESMFLETKNIAKTFNSINFLAKIELEKNSDIFNNSQTFSIESVESIATNITDTVDACLEQFHNIKAAIFSSINKFKSNINQQSTEHTFIESMTESVSKRLDESKYIINNNIKRLDSYADELFGLIDKTLIDLSSLSTLLTKINEIIEIFNSMRNVIRNKKNEYYKLLGIENWKIESDKYLDIVNSYTIKKERAIANSILSGEEAPNVDINIDVGADSGDFTMF, encoded by the coding sequence GTGGGAGTATCTGCTATTATAGATAATAACATACGTCAGGATATCCTAGATTATTCTGCTATTCTTGAAACTACAGTTAAAGATATACATTCTTTCTTGGAAGAAGTAGGCAGAGTATATAGTTTTATCGGCGAAAAATTTCCTATGATAGAACAAGAAATGAAAAACGAAAATGAGAAAGCCAACAGTTTGCTTTCTTATTTTACTAATAAAGAGAAAGGTGAAAAAAACTTTTCAAATGATTTGGAAGAAAACCAAGATGATTTCTTTTTGTCATTTGACAGGATGCAGAATTTTATATCTCAGGATAATGAGCTTTCAGATTCTTTGGTTGAAGATGTAGGTAAAACCAGCAACATAATGGACTCTATAGAGCAGATAAGAATGCTTGCTGACCAGATTAAAGTTTATTCATTAAATGCGATAATAATATCTTCCAAATATGGTGCAGGCGGTAAGGCTTTCGGAGAGATATCTAAAAACATCATAAAAATGTCGGAAACTTCAAATGAACAAGCAGATCAAATGAATAGAATCGGTAAGGAATTGTTCGTAAGATTTGAGTCGTTTAAAACAGAGATATTAAAAACTAATGAATTACAAAGACAAAACTTTACTATTATGCGTGAACAGCTTGATAAAGAGCATAATAATATGGTTAACTCTTTTGCTGTATTTTCTAATATAATATCAAATATTATTTCAAGAGTTGATAATACTTATGATTTTATATTTGAAGTAATGATGGTGCTTCCAAGAGAGGATATTGTAAGGCAACAGACAGAACACATAGTAGAATCAATAAATTCTATAGTTTATGAAAATAGGAACTTTATAGATTATTACGGTTCTCAAGTAGAAAGTATGGATGCTGAAGATTTAGAGAAAACAGAGAATCAAACTTTAGAACATAAATTATTAGATTTGCTTACTTTTGATGATGTTGTTTTAACTTTGATTATAGAAAACTTTAAGTCTATTCATGAAGAAATAAGTTTAACAAACTCTGATATATACAAAAGCCTTAAAGGTTTAAAAGATGCATTGCTTGATATAACTTCAGATAGAACAACAATAGTTGAATATATGATAGGCGGAGAAACAGGAAAATCAGAATTTCCATTTACGGTTTCAGAATCATTATTTAATGAGTATATGGGATTTATAAAACTTTATTTGGAAAATTTTAAGTTATTTTTAACTAATAAATACAGAATATCTGACAGTAATATAGCTATTATTGATTCCATAGAAGAATTAGAAAGTATGTTCTTAGAAACTAAAAATATAGCAAAAACCTTTAACTCAATTAACTTTTTGGCTAAAATAGAGTTGGAAAAAAATAGCGATATATTTAATAATTCTCAGACATTTTCTATAGAGAGTGTTGAATCTATAGCTACTAATATAACCGATACAGTAGATGCATGTTTGGAGCAGTTTCATAATATTAAGGCGGCAATATTCAGTTCTATTAATAAATTTAAGTCTAATATTAATCAGCAGTCTACTGAACACACATTTATAGAATCTATGACAGAAAGTGTAAGTAAACGTTTAGATGAGTCTAAATATATTATTAATAATAACATAAAAAGACTTGATAGTTATGCTGATGAATTATTTGGTCTTATAGATAAAACTTTAATAGATTTAAGTTCTTTGAGTACTTTGCTTACAAAAATTAATGAAATAATAGAAATTTTTAATAGCATGAGAAATGTTATAAGAAATAAGAAAAATGAATATTATAAATTATTGGGTATAGAAAACTGGAAAATAGAAAGTGATAAATATTTGGATATAGTAAATTCATATACAATTAAGAAAGAAAGAGCTATAGCAAACAGCATTTTGTCTGGAGAAGAAGCTCCAAATGTCGATATAAATATAGATGTTGGTGCAGATAGCGGTGATTTTACTATGTTTTAA
- a CDS encoding chemotaxis protein CheD encodes MIDFPAAANSNFKRITIYIGGYYASKEPAVIKTVLGSCISVCLFENKLKFGGMNHFMLPEMREWENPAEDYNNTRYGVFAMEVLINEIIKLGGKKENLTAKIFGGGHVLSGMTSNILQVPDKNIQFAKKFLADEKIPIVSEDVGGSWPRKVFFFNTENRVLMKKLEGKTKEFSAEQEIKYSKNLQHKLEEKSDITLF; translated from the coding sequence ATGATTGATTTTCCAGCAGCGGCCAATAGTAATTTTAAAAGAATAACTATATATATAGGTGGATATTATGCTTCAAAAGAACCCGCTGTAATTAAAACAGTTTTAGGAAGTTGTATATCTGTTTGTCTCTTTGAAAATAAATTAAAATTCGGAGGTATGAATCACTTTATGCTTCCAGAAATGAGAGAATGGGAAAACCCAGCAGAAGATTATAACAATACTAGATACGGCGTTTTTGCTATGGAGGTTCTAATAAATGAAATTATTAAATTAGGCGGTAAGAAAGAAAATCTTACAGCTAAAATATTTGGAGGAGGACATGTACTCTCTGGTATGACCAGCAATATTCTCCAAGTGCCTGATAAAAATATACAATTTGCTAAAAAGTTTTTGGCTGATGAAAAAATACCTATAGTTAGTGAAGATGTTGGCGGTTCTTGGCCTAGAAAAGTATTCTTTTTCAATACAGAAAACAGAGTGCTTATGAAAAAACTAGAAGGTAAAACTAAAGAGTTCTCAGCAGAGCAAGAAATTAAATACTCTAAAAACTTACAGCATAAACTTGAAGAGAAATCAGACATCACATTGTTTTAA